Part of the Sporosarcina sp. FSL K6-2383 genome is shown below.
TCCGGAAGAAGACTTAGCACAGGTTTTGAACTTAATTGAATCTGCAGAAATTCCTTCTATTGACTCATCAGTTTCAGAGGATGCTGTTGGTTTCAACGTACTAAACAACATCATGGAAGGGCTTTACCGTCTAGATGCAGATAGCCTTCCAACACCTGGTATGGCTGATGGTGAGCCAGAAATTAGTGAAGACGGATTAACGTATACATTTAAACTTCGTGATGCACAATGGTCTGATGGTACACCTGTTACTGCAAACGATTTCGTATTTGCTTGGCAACGTGCAATCGATCCAGCTACTGGTTCTCCTTATGGACCATACTTGATGGCTGGTATGATCAAAAACGCAACTGAAATCGGTGAAGGAACTGCAGAAATTGCAGATCTTGGTATCACGGCAGAAGATGACAAAACACTCGTCGTTGAACTTGAACGCCCGGTTGCTTATTTCTTATCATTAATGTCTTTCGGAACATTCTATCCACTTAACGAAGAATTCGTAACTGCTCAAGGTGATGCGTATGCATCAAATTCTGACAGTATGATCTATAACGGTCCATTCTCATTAGCTGACTGGGATGGTACTGGTAACTGGAAATATGTTAAAAATGAAAAGTACTGGGATGCTGCAACAGTACAACTTGAAGAAATCAATGTTGACGTTGTAAAAGAAACTTCAACAGCTGTTCAATTATATGAACAAGGTAAAAAAGATCGTGTAACACTTTCTGCTGAATATGCAATGCAATATGCTGATGATCCAAACATCATCAATGAGCTTGAAACAGCAGTATTCTATTTCAAACTTAACCAAGAACGTGGTGGCAAAGCTACACCGCTTGCAAATGCAGATATCCGTAAAGCACTTGCACGTGCATTCAATAAAGAAGAAATGGCAGAAGCAGTACTTGCGAACGGTTCTATCGCTGCTAACTTCCTAGTTGCATCAGACTTCACGTTTGATGAAAACGGTAAAGACTTCCGTGATTATAGCGGAGAGCACACTGCTTATAACCCTGAAGAAGCACTAGAATACTGGGAAAAAGGTCTAGCTACACTTGGCGTAGACAGCTTGGAAATTGAAATTCTTGGTGGAGACACTGAAAACGCTAAGAAACAACAAGAATGGTTTAAATCAGAATTCGAAAGAAATCTTCCAGGTTTGACAATCAAACTTAAAGAAGTACCTTTCGCAGTACGTCTTGAACTTGATGATACTAGCGATTACGACATTCAATCAGCTGGATGGGGCCCTGACTTCCAGGATCCAATTTCATTCATCGAATTGTTTGTAACAACTAGCCCACAAAACAAAATGAACTACTCTAGCGCTGAGTACGATGCACTTGTAGAATCTACAAAAACTACACTTGCGAACGATCCAGTTGCACGTTTCGAAGCATTTGCAAAAGCTGAGAAACTACTTCTAGATGAAGATACAGCTGTTATTCCTCAGTACCAACGCGGAAGAATGGTTCTTATGAATCCTAATGTACAAGGTCTTGCTACACACCCATTCGGTGGAGACTATAGCTACAAATGGACATATATGGCTCCAGAAGCGAAGTAAGAATTTGAAAGTTTGAAATCTCATAGAAAAGAGAGTATATGGTCGTTACAGCCCATGTACTCTCTTTTTCACTGAAATCAAACTGTCTCAAAATTCATTGTATTATCCTCGTTCAGCAGAAAACTTCCACTTCTATAAGTGGTGGGGTGAATGTAGGTAGGTCTACTGTTCATCGGTTATCTTGAACGATGATAAAATCTCCGATGGATGTCACGGATTTTAAAGGTAGCTTTTCGAGCGAGCTCGAAAAAATCCGGACGCAATTACGCTTTTGCGTAATTGATTAGATTGTGAGAATTGACAGTTAGTTATGGAGTGTATTGAAGATATCCAGGAGGTGCAAACATGGCAAAGTATATTACAAAACGTATAGTTTATATGTTCCTATCACTATTTCTCATTGCGTCATTTACATTTGTGCTTATGAAACTGCTTCCAGGGTCCCCGTTAGCTTCCGCAGCAAAATTATCCATTGAGCAAAGGGAAGTTGTCTATGAAAAATATGGCTTGAATGATCCAATTCCAGTGCAATATGTTCGGTATATGGGGAATTTAGCCAAAGGCGACTTCGGTGTATCATTCCAATATAAAAGTGCCGATGTAAAGGATTTAATCGTAAAAAAATTGAAATACTCAGCTCTACTAGGTAGCCAAGCACTTATTTTTGGGACGTTAATCGGAATTGTTCTCGGAATGATTGCAGCATTAAAACAAAATACGGTTTGGGATTACGGCAGTACAATCATTGCGATTATTGGTATATCCGTTCCCTCATTTGTTTTCGCAGTGCTCTTACAATATGTCTTTGCAGTGTGGCTTCAATGGCTGCCTGTTGGTTTATGGGAAGGATGGAAGTCGAGTATTCTGCCATCTGTCGCATTAGCTATGGGACCAGTCGCAATTGCTGCGAGGTTTATCCGTACTGAAATGATTGAAGTATTAAGCTCGGATTATATTTTATTAGCAAGAGCGAAGGGCGCGAATGGGTTTGAAATCGCTTTCAAACACGCGTTTCGTAATGCGTTGATTCCGCTTATTACGATACTCGGTCCAGTTGCCGCAGGACTATTAACAGGTTCACTTGTTGTTGAGCAGATTTTCGCAGTGCCTGGGATCGGTGAGCAATTCGTAAAATCTATTAACTCGAATGACTTTGCCGTTATTATGGGAACGACGATCTTCTTCTCAATCTTCTTGATAGTGATTATTTTAATTGTGGATATTCTTTATGGGGTTATTGACCCGCGTATCCGTTTGTCTGGAGGTTCCAAGTAATGACGAATAATATGGAGAAATTACCGAAAGACTCATTTGAGCGGATTACAGTCGATAGCTCACATGCGGAAAAAATCACAAAACCGAGTTTAAGCTTTTGGCAAGATGCTTGGCTACGTATTCGTAAAAATAAAGCGGCGATTGTCAGTATGTTTATCCTCATTTTTATCGTGTTCATGGCTTTTGCTGGACCGTTTATGGTTGAACATGATCCAGAGGATGTAAGAGTAACACATGCCAATTTACCGCCAAAAGTACCTGGTCTTGAAAAGCTAGGGATATTCGATGGGGTCGGTAAACTAGGTTCGAAAACACTTGATCTTTATGAGTTGAAAAAAATAGATGAGTACTACTGGTTTGGAACGGATAGCCTTGGACGTGACCTGTTTTCACGTATATGGAAAGGGACACAAATTTCCTTGCTTATCGCCTTCGTTGCCGCCGTCATTGATGTGGTTGTAGGTGTTATTTACGGGGGAATCTCCGGTTATTATGGAGGAAGAACCGATGATGTCATGCAGCGTATTGTTGAAATATTAGTCGGTATCCCAACGTTAGTCATTGTGATTCTCATGATTATGATTATGGAGGCCGGCATATTATCCATCATCATCGCGATAACGATAACCGGATGGATTGGAATGTCTCGGATAGTCCGTGGACAAGTACTGAAATATAAAAATATGGAGTTTGTCCTTGCAGCTAAAACACTAGGTGCTAGTAACACGCGTATTATTAGTAAGCACTTGCTGCCGAACTTGATGGCAATCGTCATTATTAATATGATGTTTACGATTCCGACTGCGATTTTCTTTGAAGCATTTTTAAGCTTTATCGGACTTGGATTGCAGGCACCACATGCATCACTAGGGACGCTCATTAATGATGGGTACAAGTTTATTGCCTATCAGCCGTATATGTTGCTATTCCCATCATTGGTGTTGAGTTTACTGATGATTGCGTTCAACTTAATTGGGGACGGCTTGCGTGATGCACTTGATCCGAAAATGAAAGATTAAAGGAGGAAAGCAAAATGGAGAAAATTGTTGAAGTGAAAAACCTGGAGCTTTCCTTCCATACCTTTGCAGGAGAAGTGAAAGCAATCCAAGGCGTCAATTTTGAAGTATTTAAAGGGGAAACACTTGCCATCGTTGGTGAGTCTGGGTCGGGTAAATCGGTGACAACGAAATCGATTATGCGACTTCTACCAAAATCGAGCACGGAATATAAGAATGGTGAGATTTTATTCGATGGGAAAGATCTGTTGAAAATATCTGAAAGAGATATGCAAAGGGTACGTGGGAAAGATATTTCGATGATTTTCCAAGACCCGATGACTTCGCTAAATCCAACGATGCCAATCGGCAAGCAGATTATGGAACCATTGTTTAAACACCAAAAGCTTGGAAAAGCAGAAGCGTGGAAAAAGGCGGTTGAGCTATTAGGGCTTGTTGGAATGCCGCAACCGGAAATGCGTATGAAGCAATATCCTCACCAATTTTCAGGTGGTCAGCGTCAACGGATTGTAATTGCTGTGGCACTAGCGTGTAATCCGAAAGTTCTTATTGCGGATGAGCCGACGACAGCACTAGACGTGACGATTCAAGCTCAAATTCTTGAGTTGATGAAGGATCTACAGAAAAAGATTGATACATCGATTATTTTCATTACACATGATCTTGGTGTTGTTGCCAACGTTGCTGACCGTGTAGCGGTTATGTACGGAGGACGTATTGTAGAAGTGGGGACAGTGGATGAAATTTTCTATAATCCACAACATCCATATACATGGGGACTGCTAAGTTCAATGCCTTCGCTAGATGCAAATGAAGAAAAGTTATATGCTATTCCTGGCACGCCACCGGATTTGTTGAATCCGCCAAAGGGGGATGCCTTTGCACTGCGTAGTGAATACGCGATGCAAATTGATATGGAACAAGTGCCACCGTTATTCAAAGTGAGTGAAACACATTATGCTGCAACATGGTTGCTCCATCCAGATGCACCGCAAGTGGACCCACCAGCGGCGGTTATCGAACGTATGAAGAGATTCCCGGGTAGCCGTTATTACGAAGGCAATGCAGGAGGTGTTCAGTAATGGCTGAAAAATTACTTGAAATTAAAAATTTAAAGCAGTATTTCAACGTTGGTAAAAAGAATGAAGTACGTGCGGTTGACGGCATTACATTTGATATTTACAAAGGTGAAACACTCGGTCTTGTAGGAGAATCCGGCTGTGGTAAATCAACAACAGGTCGTACCATTATCCGTTTGTATGATGCAACGGGTGGGGAAGTTATTTACGACGGTATTGATGTCCATACAAAGAAATCAAAAACAGAGCTGAAGGCGTTTAACCGCAAAATGCAAATGATTTTCCAGGATCCTTATGCATCACTGAATCCTCGCATGAAAGTATTGGATATTATTGCGGAAGGGCTTGATATCCACGGATTAGTTAAGAATCCGACGGAGCGGACGGCGCGTGTCCATGAGCTGTTAGAAACAGTAGGATTGAACCGTGAGCACGCCAATCGTTATCCGCATGAATTTTCCGGGGGGCAACGTCAGCGTCTTGGGATCGCTCGTGCGTTGGCTGTTGAACCAGAATTCATCATTGCGGATGAGCCGATTTCTGCGTTAGATGTTTCCATCCAAGCACAGGTGGTTAACTTATTGAAAGAGCTTCAAGAGGAAAAAGGATTGACGTATTTATTCATCGCGCATGACTTGTCGATGGTTAAATATATCTCCGACCGAATCGGTGTGATGTATTTCGGAAAACTAGTTGAGCTTGGTCCGGCTGAAACGTTGTACACTGCACCATTGCATCCTTATACACAGTCCTTGCTGTCAGCAATCCCGTTACCGGATCCTGACTATGAACGAAATCGTGTACGGAAAAGCTACGATCCGAAAGTACATGAGTATGGTCCGGATGAAGAAGTAATTATGCGTGAAGTGACACCGGGACATTTTGTTCTTTGTTCACAACGTGAATTTGAAACTTTTAAAAAATAATGAGTAGCGGGACCGGTTTTCGACAAGAGAACCGGTCTTTTCATGTTTTTCTCTATTATTCGTCTATTTCCTTTGTTAGAATAGA
Proteins encoded:
- a CDS encoding peptide ABC transporter substrate-binding protein codes for the protein MKNHKFMWLVSILLVLSAFLAACGDKTEDAGTKDPVKEEDKPVAETPEEDLAQVLNLIESAEIPSIDSSVSEDAVGFNVLNNIMEGLYRLDADSLPTPGMADGEPEISEDGLTYTFKLRDAQWSDGTPVTANDFVFAWQRAIDPATGSPYGPYLMAGMIKNATEIGEGTAEIADLGITAEDDKTLVVELERPVAYFLSLMSFGTFYPLNEEFVTAQGDAYASNSDSMIYNGPFSLADWDGTGNWKYVKNEKYWDAATVQLEEINVDVVKETSTAVQLYEQGKKDRVTLSAEYAMQYADDPNIINELETAVFYFKLNQERGGKATPLANADIRKALARAFNKEEMAEAVLANGSIAANFLVASDFTFDENGKDFRDYSGEHTAYNPEEALEYWEKGLATLGVDSLEIEILGGDTENAKKQQEWFKSEFERNLPGLTIKLKEVPFAVRLELDDTSDYDIQSAGWGPDFQDPISFIELFVTTSPQNKMNYSSAEYDALVESTKTTLANDPVARFEAFAKAEKLLLDEDTAVIPQYQRGRMVLMNPNVQGLATHPFGGDYSYKWTYMAPEAK
- the opp3b gene encoding oligopeptide ABC transporter permease; translated protein: MAKYITKRIVYMFLSLFLIASFTFVLMKLLPGSPLASAAKLSIEQREVVYEKYGLNDPIPVQYVRYMGNLAKGDFGVSFQYKSADVKDLIVKKLKYSALLGSQALIFGTLIGIVLGMIAALKQNTVWDYGSTIIAIIGISVPSFVFAVLLQYVFAVWLQWLPVGLWEGWKSSILPSVALAMGPVAIAARFIRTEMIEVLSSDYILLARAKGANGFEIAFKHAFRNALIPLITILGPVAAGLLTGSLVVEQIFAVPGIGEQFVKSINSNDFAVIMGTTIFFSIFLIVIILIVDILYGVIDPRIRLSGGSK
- the opp3C gene encoding oligopeptide ABC transporter permease; the encoded protein is MTNNMEKLPKDSFERITVDSSHAEKITKPSLSFWQDAWLRIRKNKAAIVSMFILIFIVFMAFAGPFMVEHDPEDVRVTHANLPPKVPGLEKLGIFDGVGKLGSKTLDLYELKKIDEYYWFGTDSLGRDLFSRIWKGTQISLLIAFVAAVIDVVVGVIYGGISGYYGGRTDDVMQRIVEILVGIPTLVIVILMIMIMEAGILSIIIAITITGWIGMSRIVRGQVLKYKNMEFVLAAKTLGASNTRIISKHLLPNLMAIVIINMMFTIPTAIFFEAFLSFIGLGLQAPHASLGTLINDGYKFIAYQPYMLLFPSLVLSLLMIAFNLIGDGLRDALDPKMKD
- a CDS encoding ABC transporter ATP-binding protein, giving the protein MEKIVEVKNLELSFHTFAGEVKAIQGVNFEVFKGETLAIVGESGSGKSVTTKSIMRLLPKSSTEYKNGEILFDGKDLLKISERDMQRVRGKDISMIFQDPMTSLNPTMPIGKQIMEPLFKHQKLGKAEAWKKAVELLGLVGMPQPEMRMKQYPHQFSGGQRQRIVIAVALACNPKVLIADEPTTALDVTIQAQILELMKDLQKKIDTSIIFITHDLGVVANVADRVAVMYGGRIVEVGTVDEIFYNPQHPYTWGLLSSMPSLDANEEKLYAIPGTPPDLLNPPKGDAFALRSEYAMQIDMEQVPPLFKVSETHYAATWLLHPDAPQVDPPAAVIERMKRFPGSRYYEGNAGGVQ
- a CDS encoding ATP-binding cassette domain-containing protein, which produces MAEKLLEIKNLKQYFNVGKKNEVRAVDGITFDIYKGETLGLVGESGCGKSTTGRTIIRLYDATGGEVIYDGIDVHTKKSKTELKAFNRKMQMIFQDPYASLNPRMKVLDIIAEGLDIHGLVKNPTERTARVHELLETVGLNREHANRYPHEFSGGQRQRLGIARALAVEPEFIIADEPISALDVSIQAQVVNLLKELQEEKGLTYLFIAHDLSMVKYISDRIGVMYFGKLVELGPAETLYTAPLHPYTQSLLSAIPLPDPDYERNRVRKSYDPKVHEYGPDEEVIMREVTPGHFVLCSQREFETFKK